The DNA sequence CCATCCCGACCACCATCACGGGCTTGAGCCCCGCCCGCGCCGCGATCCACGGCGACACCATCGCCACCAGCATCAGCGGGGCCATCATCGGGGCGATGGCCAGCGACGCGCCGAAGGGGCTGTACCCCAGCACCAGCTGCAGGTACTGGATGAGGATGAGGAACACCCCGAACGTGACGCCGAACTGCACCGTCAGCGACAGCGCACCGGCCGAGAAACCCCTGCTGCGGAACAGCCGCACGTCCAGCAGCGGCTCGCGCAGGCGCAGCTGCGCCGCCACGAACGCGGCCACCAGCATCAGCCCCACGCCGATGGTCGCGAGTACCGGCGCCGAGGTCCAACCGTGTTCGGGCCCCGAGATGATCCCGAACACGAGAAGCCCCAGGCCCGCGGCCACCAGCACGCTGCCGAGCACGTCGATCCGCGGCGGCACGGGCGAGCGCGATTCCGGGAGCGTCGTCGCGGCGAGCATCATCACCGCGCCGGCCGCGGCCAGCACGACGAAGATCGACTCCCACGACCACACCTGCACCAGCGCGCCGGAACCGACGATGCCCACCACGCCGGCCGCGCCCGCGACCCCGGCCCACAGGCCGATGACGCTCCCCCGGCGGTCCGCGGGCAGCAGCCCTGTCAGCAGCGACAGCGTGGACGGCATGACGGCCGCGGCGCCGACCCCCGCCAGCACGCGGGCGGCAATGATCCACACCGGCTGCTGCACCAGCAGCGGCAGCACCGATCCGGCGGTGAACACGGCGAGCCCGGCGACGAGCACCACCCGGCGACCGTACCGGTCTCCCACCGCGCCGGCGGGCAGCACAAGGCAGGCGAGCGCCAGGGTGTATCCGTCGACGATCCAGGTCAACTGCGCCTGTGTGGCGCCGGTGGACGTGGCGATGTCCGGCAGCGCGGTGTAAAGCGCGGCCATCGAGGCGATGATGATCGTCACCGCGGCACACGCGACGGCGACGATCCACCGGCGCGCGCCGGGTCCCGGCGCGGCCGCCACCACGGCCGCATGCTCGTCCACCACCACGTGCGTCATCGCTATGCTCCCTCAGCCGCTCCAACCCGTCCGCAACTTACGCTACAGACGGTATCGTTTCGATACAAGAAGTGTCGTTTCGGGGGTTGTGACGGTGCGCTCGAGGGAAAGCCGGGCCATACTGACGACGATGATTGCGAAGCAACCGCGCCCCGAACCCGCCGCCGACGGCCCCGGCGAGCCCGCCGAGGAGGACCCTCGGCGTCGGCGCTCGCGGTCGCGCCTGCTCGACGCCGCGACGAACCTCCTCAGCTCCGGCGGGGTGGAGGCCGTCACGGTCGAGGCGGTGACGAAGGCGTCCAAGGTCGCGCGCACCACCCTGTACCGGCACTTCGACAACAGCGCCGCGCTGGTCACCGCGGCCTTCGAACGGCTCATCCCGCCGGTCGCGGCGCCGCCGACGCAGGGAACCACCCGCGAGCGGCTGATCACCTTGATGGACGCCATCGCCGAGTCGATCGAGGGCGCGCCGCTGCATCTGACCGTGTTCGGGTGGCTGGCGATAGGCCCCGACCGCGCCGCGGCGGGCGACACGGATTCCGACCCCGACACCGACACCGCATCGCTGCGCGAACGGGTCGTCTCCCAATACCGCGAGCCGTTCGACGCCCTGCTCGACAGCCCGGAAGTACGCGCGGAGATCGGCGAGTACGACAACACCTTGGCCATGCTGCAGCTGACCGGCCCGCTGGTCTTCGCGCGGCTGGCCGCGCTGCCACCGGTCGACCGCGAACAGCGCGCACGGATCGTCGACGACTTCCTCGCGGCCCGCTCATCCCGAGACTGACCCATCGGCTTGCAGGTCCCGCTTGCCGAGCTGAGCAGAGGCTTGTACGACTTGCCATCTCCACGTGTCATGCGCCCGCCCCTGCATAGCTGGGCGAACTGTGTGATGTAGTCTGCATTTTGCGTGATAAGTGCAGGTACTCGGCCTAGACTGGGGGCAGTCGCCGAAATGACAGGCTTTCGCAAGCGACTCAAAGACGTCATTCACATTGCGGAGGATGCCGGCTGGTCGGTCCGCGAGACGGCCGATGGACATCCTCAACTTGTACCGCCGACGGGCTTGATCGATCCTCGCACCAACCGCCAAGCGCCTCCGGTGACGTTCGGGAAGACCCCTTCCGACCACAGGGGCGACAAGAACGCGAAGGCCCAACTACGTAGGTTAGGGTTGGACATTCCGCACCAGGGGTACACACCGAAGAAGCAGCAAAGGGAGTCGGGCCAATGACCTGGTACAACGTCTCGGTCGTAACCGCGCCGATCGACGATGATGACTGGAGCGCGCTTCGCCGGCTCACCGACCTGGTGCCTGGAACGATCCTTCTTGAAGATCCTCTCGAGCCGCTGCTGATCTTCCCCGTCAGTGAGGAGAATCAGGGGCGCGCCTACCTGTTCGTCGACGGCATTCTCAAGCTCGTAGGCGTCACGCCGGTCAAGGGTGAGATCGAGGAAGGCCCGGTCGAGGCCGAGGATTTCCAGTCGGACTGCCAGGAGACCGCGCCCACGCTGCCGGAAGCGACACGCCGCGTTGCGGAGTGGATGGAGCAGGTTCCACAGTCGCCGGCTGCATGCCACTGATGCGGATATCTGCGTCGCGTCGGCGAGTACGGCTGCCCTGAACCGCGCGCCGACACGGCGTATCCGGCCATCCGTCGTCACCAGAAATCGGATGGCCGGCGCGTTCAAGAGTGCGCGAGAAGGGACTCGAACCCTCACGTCCTAGGACACTGGAACCTAAATCCAGCGCGTCTGCCAGTTCCGCCACTCGCGCGTGCGGGGCTCAGCCTACGGCAGCCCACGCCGCACGCGCGCATCGCGTGCGCCCCGTCACCGTCCCCGGAGCGGCCACGGAGCCGCAGGTCAGGTACCGTCGTGATGTGGCACGAACTCGTCGAGGGCACCGGGTGACACTGATCGTCTTCGTCATCGCCGCCGCCGCCACCTGTCTCGCGCTGGGCTGGTGGCAGTGGGACCGGTACGAGTCGGCGTCCGGCACCGGACAGAACCTCGGCTATGCATTGCAGTGGCCGTTGTTCGCCGCGTTCTGCGTCTACGGCTACCGACGCTTCGTCAAACTCGAGGACCAGCAGGCCGAGATCGTCGACGCCGAGAGCACCGAGGGGTCCGACGACTCCGATGCGGCAGCGACCGCCCCCGTCGGCCCACGGCCCGAGGTGCCTGACTCCGGCCCCGGCAGGCTCGGGCGCCTGCTCGGGCGCGACTCCGCCCCAGCCGTCACCGAGATCCCGGCGGACCTGCTGCCGCAGCGCGGCGCCAACCCCGCGAACACGGCAGGTCCGGCCCCCGCCGAGCATGCAGCCTCGGACCAGCAGCTCCGTGAGTACAACGAATATCTTGCCCAGCTCGATGAGCGCTCTATGAAAGGACGCGGCCGATGACCGAAGCCGAGGACGCAACGCGCCCCGCCCCCGTCGGCGCCGAGGAGCCCGGCCCACTCGCAGCCGAAGAAAGAAAGATCCCCGGCGCACTCCTGCGCTACCGCGCGCTCGCCTGGATCACCGGCGTCTGGCTGCTGGCACTGTGTTTCGAGCTGATCGCCGCCTACGGATTCGGCGTCGAGGGTCTGAGCTGGATCGCCGTCGCCCACGGCTGGATCTACTTCGTCTACCTGCTGATGACGATGGACCTGGCGGTGCGCGTGCGATGGCCTGTTGCCCGTACCCTCGGCACTCTGATCGCGGGGACGATCCCGTTCCTGTCCTTCTATGTCGAGCACATCCGCACCAAGCAGGTCAAGGAACAGTTCGGGCTCAGCTAACTCCGGCTCAGCCGCCGCCTTCATGCCGGCGGCACCCATGCGGGGTCGCGGCCCATCCACGCCACGAGCTTCTGCGTGACGGTGGCGCCGCCCGGAACCCGCACCTCCGGCCCGAAGACGCCCGGCCCGCGCAGCACCTCCTCCGGCATCGGCTCGGCGAGCTTGTAGGAGAACGCGGCGACATCGGCGGGGATCTCCGCGTCGCGGCCCACGCTGTGCACGAGGTCCCACCCGTGCACGAACAGGTCGACCGCCGGGAACGACAGGCCCTCGCGCACCGACCGCGGACCACGCGGCGAGTCCATGACGGCATCCAGGTCCACCCCGTCGATGGCCCCGCGCGCCGGGCCCGCCAGGCCGGCCCACCACGCGTGCGGGTCGCCCTCGACGATGTCGCCGGGCCGGTCCGGGATCGACCACCCCGGTTCCTTCCCGCCTAGCAGGGCCGTGCCGAACCGCACCACGCCGCCCACGTGGCCAAGCACGTCCAGCGCCCGCCAGCCCTCGCACGGCGACGGATTCTGCCACTGGCCCGGCCCCACCGCCTCGACCGCGTCGGTGAAAAAGTGCAGCCCCCGGATGTACACCTCGTCCGCATCGATCGCCATGCCACCCAGGGTTCCACCGCGGCGCCCGGCGCGTGGGCGGAATCGGCGACACGGAACCGGAAATGCAGGCGTCCATCCTCTCCCGTCGGCGCGCCCGCAGGCCCCTACACCTCTGCGAGAGTGCGCAGGATGGGCACCAGTTGCGCCAGCGCCCGCGCCCGGTGCGAGTCGGCGTCCTTCTCCTCGGCGCTCATCTGCGCGGCCGTCCGGCCCTCTCCGGAGGGCACGAACACCGGGTCGTACCCGAAACCGTTGTCGCCGCGCGGCGCACGGGCGATCGCGCCGTGCCATTCGCCGTGCACGGCGGTTTCGTTGACCTCCGGCCCCTCCTCGCCGTCCACGTACTCGTCGGTGGGCACCACCAGCGCGCAGCAGGACACGAACGCCGCCTGGCGCCGGTCGTCCGGCACGTCCGCCAGCTGCGCCAGAAGCAGCGCCGTGTTGGCGGCGTCGTCGCCGTGCGTTCCGCTCCAGCGGGCCGAGAGGACGCCGGGCATGCCGTTCAGCGCCGCCACGGTGAGCCCCGAATCGTCGGCGATGCACGGCAGCCCCGTCGCGCGCGCGCCGTCCTGCGCCTTGACGAGCGCGTTCTCCTCGAACGTCGCCCCGGTCTCGGGGGTCTCCGGGTACCCGGCGACCTCGTCGAGCCCCACCACCTCGAGACCGGTGACACGCGCGGCCGACAGCACCCGGCGCAGTTCCATCAGCTTCTTGGGATTGCGGCTGGCCACCAGGATGCGGCGCATCAGTTGCCGAACGCCTTCTTCTTCGCCGGGGCGGCCGGCTGCGGGAGCGTCCCCGGATACGGCGCGGCGAGCGCCTCGCGCTGGATCGCGAACAGCCGCTCGCAGCCCGCCGTCGCCGAATCGAGCATCGCGTCGAGCGTGGAGCGGGCGAAGGTGGCGCCCTCGCCGGTGCCCTGCACCTCGACGAGCGTCCCCACGTCGGTGGCCACCACGTTCATGTCCACCTCGGCGCGCGAGTCCTCCTCGTAAGGCAGGTCCAGACGCACCCGGCCGTCCACCACGCCCACCGACACCGCGGCGATCGCGCACGACAGCGGCTGCGGATCCGCCAGCCGGCCCGCCGCGTCGAGGTAAGCGACCGCGTCGGCGAGGGCCACATAGGCGCCGGTGATGGACGCAGTGCGCGTGCCGCCGTCCGCCTGCAGCACGTCGCAGTCGATGGCGATGGTGTTCTCCCCCAGCGCCGACAGGTCGATGCACGCGCGCAAGGCCCGGCCCACCAGCCGGCTGATCTCGTGGGTGCGCCCGCCGACCTTGCCGCGCACCGACTCGCGGCCGCTGCGCGTGTGCGTGGACGAGGGGAGCATCGCGTACTCGGCGGTGAGCCAGCCCAGACCGGATCCGCGCCGCCACCGCGGCACGCCCTCCTCCACACTGGCCGTGCACATCACCCGTGTGCGGCCGAACTCCACCAGCACGGAGCCCGCAGGGTGGTCGGTGAAGCCACGGGTGATGGTGATGGGGCGCAGCTCGTCGTCGGCCCTGCCGTCCGTTCGCGTAGTCACAGTCACCCCCCGAGCCTAACGCCCTCGGCGGAGCGCCCCCCGGCGACGGGGCCGTCTCCCCCGACGCCGATCCGCCGGCGGTTTCCGTATGCGCCGCGGCTACCCGTGCGAGGCGAGCCGGTTCGATGCGGAGGCGGGGACGACGTCCGCGACGTAGTCCGGCGAGACGACGTCCACCGGGCCGTCGTACTCGGCGCGGGCCTCGGCGAGGACCTCCGCGCGCGGCGTCCACGGCGGGATGTGCGTGAGCAGCAGCCGCCCCACGCCCGCGCGCTGCGCGATCCGGCCGGCCTCCGTGCCGGACAGGTGCAGCCCCGGGGGCCGCAGCTCGGGCGCGTGCGTCCACGAGGCCTCGCAGAGGAAGACATCGGCTTCCCGCGCGAGTGCGACGACGTCGTCGCACATCGCCGTATCGCCGCTGTAGGCGAGGACGGCACCGTCGGCGGCGGTGATCCGCAGGCCGAAGGACTCCGGCGGATGGCACACCCGCCGCGGCTCCACGGTGAGGCGGCCGACGGTGACGGCGACGCCGTCCTCCCAGGTGTGCAGGTCGATGGTGTCGGACATGTCGTCGACCTCGCCCGCGATCTCCGCGGAGGCGACGCCCAGGCGGTGCGCGGTGTCCGCGGGCCCGTACATCAACGCCCGGCCCGCCGCGGTCCCCGGCCCGTACCGGCGCCACACGAGCAGCCCGGGAACGTCGAGGCAGTGGTCGGCATGCAGGTGGGTGAGCAGCACGACCGCCTCGCACGGGTCCGCGTGCCGCTGCAGCGCGCCCAGCACCCCGCCGCCGAAGTCGAGGACGACTGGCGGCGTGCCCTCGGCCGTGAGGAGGTACCCGGACGCAGGCGAGTCCGGTCCGGTCACGCTGCCGGAGCAACCCAAGACGGTCAACCGCATGGCGGTCATAGTGCCATGACCTCCTGCCGCACACTCATCGACCTCGTGACGATGACGCGTTCGTCACCGTCGCCGCCGCATCTGCGCACGACGTTACACGTGTGCCACGGCGGTGAGAGCGGGTCCGAGGAAGCGTCCCGCGAGCCGCGCGAACTGTTCCGGGTCACCGGTGGCC is a window from the Tomitella gaofuii genome containing:
- a CDS encoding MFS transporter encodes the protein MTHVVVDEHAAVVAAAPGPGARRWIVAVACAAVTIIIASMAALYTALPDIATSTGATQAQLTWIVDGYTLALACLVLPAGAVGDRYGRRVVLVAGLAVFTAGSVLPLLVQQPVWIIAARVLAGVGAAAVMPSTLSLLTGLLPADRRGSVIGLWAGVAGAAGVVGIVGSGALVQVWSWESIFVVLAAAGAVMMLAATTLPESRSPVPPRIDVLGSVLVAAGLGLLVFGIISGPEHGWTSAPVLATIGVGLMLVAAFVAAQLRLREPLLDVRLFRSRGFSAGALSLTVQFGVTFGVFLILIQYLQLVLGYSPFGASLAIAPMMAPLMLVAMVSPWIAARAGLKPVMVVGMAAIAAGLFVLRAIDAGSTYVDVLWPVLIMSAGLGLTAAPATNVIVSEAPVDKQGVAAAVNDATREVGASLGIAVAGSLLAAGYANGIGPVLDRLPEVAREPVGDSLAGALAVAEQAGPSGDALVSVAERAFLDGVSSAGLVLACVAVAGAVFMAWWAPGKGAARRAAGLDRRAAAGTDGTDLELY
- a CDS encoding TetR/AcrR family transcriptional regulator; protein product: MIAKQPRPEPAADGPGEPAEEDPRRRRSRSRLLDAATNLLSSGGVEAVTVEAVTKASKVARTTLYRHFDNSAALVTAAFERLIPPVAAPPTQGTTRERLITLMDAIAESIEGAPLHLTVFGWLAIGPDRAAAGDTDSDPDTDTASLRERVVSQYREPFDALLDSPEVRAEIGEYDNTLAMLQLTGPLVFARLAALPPVDREQRARIVDDFLAARSSRD
- a CDS encoding transcriptional regulator, giving the protein MARTRRGHRVTLIVFVIAAAATCLALGWWQWDRYESASGTGQNLGYALQWPLFAAFCVYGYRRFVKLEDQQAEIVDAESTEGSDDSDAAATAPVGPRPEVPDSGPGRLGRLLGRDSAPAVTEIPADLLPQRGANPANTAGPAPAEHAASDQQLREYNEYLAQLDERSMKGRGR
- a CDS encoding DUF3817 domain-containing protein, which produces MTEAEDATRPAPVGAEEPGPLAAEERKIPGALLRYRALAWITGVWLLALCFELIAAYGFGVEGLSWIAVAHGWIYFVYLLMTMDLAVRVRWPVARTLGTLIAGTIPFLSFYVEHIRTKQVKEQFGLS
- a CDS encoding TIGR03086 family metal-binding protein, whose protein sequence is MAIDADEVYIRGLHFFTDAVEAVGPGQWQNPSPCEGWRALDVLGHVGGVVRFGTALLGGKEPGWSIPDRPGDIVEGDPHAWWAGLAGPARGAIDGVDLDAVMDSPRGPRSVREGLSFPAVDLFVHGWDLVHSVGRDAEIPADVAAFSYKLAEPMPEEVLRGPGVFGPEVRVPGGATVTQKLVAWMGRDPAWVPPA
- the rdgB gene encoding RdgB/HAM1 family non-canonical purine NTP pyrophosphatase is translated as MRRILVASRNPKKLMELRRVLSAARVTGLEVVGLDEVAGYPETPETGATFEENALVKAQDGARATGLPCIADDSGLTVAALNGMPGVLSARWSGTHGDDAANTALLLAQLADVPDDRRQAAFVSCCALVVPTDEYVDGEEGPEVNETAVHGEWHGAIARAPRGDNGFGYDPVFVPSGEGRTAAQMSAEEKDADSHRARALAQLVPILRTLAEV
- the rph gene encoding ribonuclease PH; translation: MTTRTDGRADDELRPITITRGFTDHPAGSVLVEFGRTRVMCTASVEEGVPRWRRGSGLGWLTAEYAMLPSSTHTRSGRESVRGKVGGRTHEISRLVGRALRACIDLSALGENTIAIDCDVLQADGGTRTASITGAYVALADAVAYLDAAGRLADPQPLSCAIAAVSVGVVDGRVRLDLPYEEDSRAEVDMNVVATDVGTLVEVQGTGEGATFARSTLDAMLDSATAGCERLFAIQREALAAPYPGTLPQPAAPAKKKAFGN
- a CDS encoding cyclic nucleotide-degrading phosphodiesterase — translated: MRLTVLGCSGSVTGPDSPASGYLLTAEGTPPVVLDFGGGVLGALQRHADPCEAVVLLTHLHADHCLDVPGLLVWRRYGPGTAAGRALMYGPADTAHRLGVASAEIAGEVDDMSDTIDLHTWEDGVAVTVGRLTVEPRRVCHPPESFGLRITAADGAVLAYSGDTAMCDDVVALAREADVFLCEASWTHAPELRPPGLHLSGTEAGRIAQRAGVGRLLLTHIPPWTPRAEVLAEARAEYDGPVDVVSPDYVADVVPASASNRLASHG